From a region of the Enterobacter cancerogenus genome:
- a CDS encoding phage major tail tube protein: MALPRKLKYLNMFNDGLSYMGVVESVTLPKLTRKLEKYRGGGMPGSVSIDLGLDDDALSLEWTLGGLPDVELWAQYASPGADSVPLRFTGSFQRDDTGAISAVEVVMRGRHKEFDGGENKQGESGTTKIATECSYYQLTIDGKEVIEIDVINMVMKVDGVDRLAEHRRAIGL, from the coding sequence ATGGCGTTACCACGCAAACTGAAATACCTGAACATGTTTAACGACGGTCTCAGCTATATGGGCGTCGTTGAATCCGTCACCCTGCCAAAGCTGACCCGTAAGCTTGAGAAATACCGTGGCGGCGGGATGCCCGGCTCGGTGTCGATTGACCTCGGTCTCGATGACGACGCGCTGTCGCTTGAGTGGACGCTGGGCGGTCTGCCTGACGTCGAGCTGTGGGCGCAGTACGCGTCACCGGGGGCGGATAGCGTGCCGCTGCGCTTCACCGGCTCATTCCAGCGCGATGACACTGGCGCTATTTCTGCCGTTGAGGTGGTCATGCGTGGCCGTCATAAGGAGTTCGACGGCGGCGAAAACAAACAGGGCGAAAGCGGCACGACCAAAATCGCGACCGAGTGCTCTTACTACCAGCTCACGATTGACGGCAAAGAGGTCATCGAGATTGACGTCATCAACATGGTGATGAAAGTCGACGGCGTCGACCGTCTCGCTGAGCACCGCCGGGCGATTGGCCTGTAA